A single Candidatus Thalassolituus haligoni DNA region contains:
- a CDS encoding MBL fold metallo-hydrolase — protein MTTHPNHLSLCFQGVGSGGHLALGSAAATLEQQGQPLLLIDCGPGTLAQLQQRYQALPSALFMTHAHMDHIADLEILTVRARLQQLAPIPMFVPLSVIPVLHQRLATYPGTMAEGGHNFWQSFQLLPVTDQFEYAGMTFCCYPTRHHAPGSSFALHLPGQFFYSGDTRPIPEILNHQLSGNEVVFHDCGLSANPSHTGLDDLDREYPEPLRQQLVLYHYANAAAGEQLAAAGYRVAKPGECFALGGA, from the coding sequence ATGACAACACATCCGAATCACCTATCCCTCTGTTTTCAGGGTGTCGGTAGCGGCGGGCATTTAGCCCTCGGCAGTGCCGCCGCTACCTTGGAACAACAGGGCCAGCCCTTGCTGTTGATCGATTGCGGGCCGGGCACACTGGCACAACTACAGCAACGCTATCAGGCTCTGCCAAGCGCTCTATTTATGACCCATGCCCATATGGATCATATCGCCGATCTGGAAATATTGACCGTACGGGCGCGACTGCAACAGCTTGCACCGATTCCCATGTTTGTACCACTCAGTGTGATACCGGTTTTGCATCAGCGGCTGGCCACCTATCCCGGCACCATGGCAGAGGGTGGGCATAATTTCTGGCAATCTTTCCAGTTGTTACCGGTAACCGACCAGTTTGAATACGCAGGCATGACATTTTGCTGCTATCCGACCCGGCATCATGCTCCCGGATCATCTTTCGCGCTGCATTTACCCGGACAATTTTTTTACAGCGGCGATACCCGACCGATTCCCGAGATTCTCAACCACCAGCTGAGCGGCAATGAAGTGGTCTTTCACGATTGCGGGTTAAGTGCCAATCCATCCCATACCGGCCTCGATGACCTCGACAGGGAGTACCCCGAGCCGCTGCGACAGCAATTGGTACTGTATCACTACGCCAATGCCGCCGCTGGCGAGCAACTGGCCGCCGCCGGTTATCGTGTTGCCAAACCCGGCGAATGTTTTGCGCTTGGAGGGGCCTGA
- a CDS encoding methyltransferase, producing the protein MNHAHPLLDQQLQQMLPGSYVRRQHLAACPELQLWLVAPECINRPFSAEEQQRIAAYPAYWAVCWPGGLAMARYILDHPQLVRNKAVLDLGCGSGLVAIAAARAGAKRVIACDLDQQALAACRANAELNQTRQNNNELEFCTDFHRTDGIDIVLAADLLYDHHNHTLLDEFMTISQQVWLSESRAADIQHPAFDHIGQHHYATEPDSGHPDPYATSLLYCSRPGAKQ; encoded by the coding sequence GTGAATCACGCTCATCCACTGCTTGACCAGCAACTGCAACAGATGCTGCCGGGCAGCTATGTCCGCCGCCAACATCTGGCTGCCTGTCCTGAACTGCAGCTGTGGCTGGTTGCGCCGGAATGCATCAATCGGCCCTTTTCTGCCGAGGAACAACAGCGCATCGCGGCTTACCCGGCCTATTGGGCAGTGTGCTGGCCAGGCGGCCTGGCCATGGCACGTTATATTCTGGATCACCCGCAGCTCGTCAGAAACAAGGCCGTTCTGGATCTCGGTTGTGGATCAGGGCTGGTGGCGATTGCGGCTGCTCGTGCCGGAGCCAAACGGGTGATTGCCTGCGACCTGGATCAGCAGGCGCTTGCGGCCTGTCGCGCCAATGCCGAATTAAACCAGACGAGGCAAAATAACAACGAGCTGGAATTCTGTACCGATTTCCACCGAACTGATGGTATTGATATCGTGCTCGCGGCCGATCTGCTGTACGACCACCACAACCACACCTTGCTGGACGAGTTTATGACGATCAGCCAGCAGGTCTGGCTGTCGGAATCGCGGGCAGCAGACATTCAGCACCCCGCCTTTGATCACATCGGCCAACACCACTATGCCACCGAACCCGACAGCGGACACCCTGATCCCTACGCAACGTCGTTGCTGTATTGCTCCAGACCGGGTGCCAAACAATAA
- a CDS encoding alkaline phosphatase: MSHTPSLSRRRFLQSVAGTASAVSVPAVITGCFADDDDNESSRNLTVFVFGHGVASGDPLADAVILWTRVTPDESATADAEAEVGYTLATDAAMTDVVASGTVYTDASRDYTVKVDVTGLSAGTSYYYQFSGKDGESSTVGKTKTLPEGSVSSVKLAVCSCANFPAGLFNVYQEIADSDADAVVHLGDYLYEYGTNEYPTEDAEGREPEPSVEITTLAQYRQRYAQYHVDANLQAAHAAKPFICVWDDHELANDAYKDGAENHDETTEGSFADRRAAAEQAYHEWLPIRTGSDNTHIYRAFDFGDLVRLHMLDTRILARSKQLDYTNYMTASGLDTTAFMTAMADTSRVLLGDEQSAWFGNSLATSGATWDVLGQQVLMGRMYIPADILTAMASLATVEDQQALATMLETYATAKYMQSLGMDIDADVAAALAVTAPYNLDAWDGYEVARQLLYAQIAGQSRDVNLVALAGDTHNAWASQLTQGDSAIGVEFATPSVTSPGLEVYAGFGSDAALQASFESAITILIDDLKYLNAGNRGFMLVTFTPEKASCDWVFVDSITSSSYIANTRKRMQVMAGSELTLENVALS; this comes from the coding sequence ATGTCACATACGCCAAGTTTGAGTCGTCGTCGTTTTTTGCAATCGGTTGCTGGTACGGCCAGCGCGGTAAGCGTTCCTGCGGTTATTACCGGTTGTTTTGCCGATGATGACGACAATGAGTCCAGCCGCAACCTGACAGTGTTTGTATTCGGTCATGGGGTAGCGTCGGGCGATCCGCTGGCGGATGCGGTTATTCTCTGGACGCGTGTTACGCCAGATGAATCGGCGACGGCGGATGCCGAAGCGGAAGTGGGCTATACCCTGGCGACCGATGCGGCGATGACCGACGTTGTCGCCTCTGGCACTGTGTATACCGATGCCTCACGCGACTATACCGTCAAGGTGGATGTCACCGGTTTGTCTGCGGGCACCAGCTACTACTATCAGTTCTCTGGCAAGGATGGCGAAAGCTCGACCGTAGGCAAGACCAAAACCTTGCCAGAAGGCAGTGTCAGCAGCGTCAAGCTGGCAGTATGTTCGTGTGCCAACTTTCCTGCCGGGCTGTTTAACGTCTATCAAGAAATTGCCGACAGTGATGCCGATGCGGTTGTACACCTTGGTGACTATTTGTATGAATACGGCACCAATGAATACCCTACCGAAGATGCCGAAGGCCGTGAGCCGGAACCATCGGTAGAGATTACAACGCTGGCGCAATATCGTCAGCGTTACGCTCAGTACCATGTCGATGCCAACCTGCAGGCTGCGCACGCGGCGAAGCCGTTTATCTGCGTCTGGGATGACCACGAACTGGCCAACGATGCCTACAAGGACGGCGCTGAAAATCACGACGAGACGACCGAAGGGTCGTTTGCCGATCGTCGTGCGGCGGCAGAGCAGGCCTATCATGAGTGGTTGCCAATCCGTACCGGGTCAGATAATACGCATATTTACCGCGCCTTTGATTTTGGCGACCTGGTACGTCTGCATATGCTGGATACCCGTATTCTGGCCCGTAGCAAGCAGCTGGATTATACCAATTACATGACTGCCAGCGGCCTCGATACTACTGCGTTTATGACCGCGATGGCCGATACCTCGCGTGTTTTGCTGGGGGATGAGCAATCGGCCTGGTTTGGTAATAGTCTGGCGACTTCGGGGGCCACCTGGGACGTACTGGGTCAGCAAGTGTTGATGGGCCGCATGTATATTCCAGCGGATATTCTGACCGCTATGGCATCACTGGCAACGGTTGAAGATCAGCAAGCGCTGGCGACCATGCTGGAAACCTATGCGACGGCCAAGTATATGCAGAGCCTGGGTATGGATATTGATGCCGATGTTGCCGCCGCACTGGCAGTCACGGCGCCTTACAATCTGGATGCCTGGGATGGTTATGAAGTGGCGCGCCAGCTACTGTACGCGCAGATTGCGGGTCAATCCCGTGACGTTAACCTGGTTGCTCTGGCCGGTGACACTCATAATGCCTGGGCCAGCCAGTTGACTCAGGGTGACAGTGCCATCGGCGTTGAATTTGCCACCCCATCGGTAACGTCGCCAGGTCTGGAAGTGTATGCCGGGTTTGGTAGCGATGCGGCGTTGCAGGCTTCTTTCGAGTCCGCTATTACCATTCTGATTGATGACCTCAAGTATCTGAATGCCGGTAATCGTGGTTTTATGCTGGTAACGTTTACACCAGAAAAAGCCAGCTGCGACTGGGTATTTGTCGATTCCATCACCAGCTCCAGCTATATCGCCAACACCCGTAAGCGTATGCAGGTGATGGCGGGTAGCGAGCTGACTCTGGAAAATGTCGCATTGAGCTGA
- the msrA gene encoding peptide-methionine (S)-S-oxide reductase MsrA, with amino-acid sequence MWRPKRMSIPTAAEALPGRAEPLPTTSHHFVNGHDIAGECPEDLAELMVGMGCFWGAERAFWSLPGVYSTSVGYGAGHTPNASYEEVCSGLTGHNELVRIWYDPQQTSLPQLLTVFWEKHDPCQGMRQGNDIGTQYRSGIYLTNAEDMALAEQSRDQYQQCLTAAGMPEITTEILLGIRYYMAEGYHQQYLAKNPGGYCGLGGCGVVFADAVSEQK; translated from the coding sequence ATGTGGCGTCCAAAGCGTATGTCCATTCCTACTGCGGCCGAAGCACTGCCCGGCCGTGCTGAACCCTTACCGACCACCAGCCATCATTTTGTTAATGGCCATGACATTGCCGGAGAATGCCCGGAGGATCTGGCTGAATTAATGGTGGGGATGGGATGCTTCTGGGGAGCCGAGCGGGCTTTCTGGTCATTGCCGGGAGTGTATTCCACCTCGGTCGGCTATGGTGCCGGGCATACGCCCAATGCCAGCTATGAAGAGGTTTGCAGCGGTTTAACCGGTCACAACGAGCTGGTGCGTATCTGGTATGACCCGCAGCAAACGTCATTACCGCAACTACTCACTGTATTTTGGGAAAAACATGACCCTTGCCAGGGCATGCGCCAGGGTAACGATATTGGTACCCAGTACCGTTCAGGGATCTATCTGACCAATGCGGAAGATATGGCGCTGGCGGAGCAGAGTCGGGATCAATACCAACAGTGCCTGACTGCCGCAGGCATGCCCGAAATAACTACCGAGATACTGCTGGGCATTCGTTATTACATGGCCGAAGGCTATCACCAGCAATATCTGGCTAAAAATCCCGGTGGGTATTGTGGGCTGGGTGGTTGTGGTGTCGTCTTCGCAGACGCCGTGTCAGAGCAAAAATAA